A segment of the Fusobacterium ulcerans genome:
GAAAATGATATATAAGGATAACTCCGGGAACAACATTGGCAACAGCAGTAGCTATGGCAGCTCCTTTCATTCCCATACCATATCTCATAATAAGAATATAGTCCAAAATTATATTAACTATAGCACTGGCAAGGTTGATAACCATAGATTCCATAGGTCTTCCTTCTAACCTCACAAATGAACAGTAAGTGATATAAATCAGTTGGAAAATAGTAACTGGAAACAGATATTTATTATATTCAACAGCGTAGCCAAAACTATTTTCTGTAGCTCCCATAAAAGAAACTATTTCTTCAAGAAAAAGCATTCCAAATATAGTATATACAGCTCCAATAGCAATTAATGCAAAGAAGCATGTACCAAGAACTTTTCTTGCGTCCTCTATTTTCTCTTCTCCCATTTTTATACCAGCAAGGGCACATCCTCCTATACTAAAAAGGACTCCAGTGGCACTTAAAACAAGTAGTATTGGAAAGGTAACAGCAAGAGCTGAGATTCCATTCCTTCCTACAGCCTGACCTATATAGTATCTGTCTGTAACATTATATATTATTCCTATAAGTATAGCAAAAGTTGCAGGTATAGAAAAACGAATGAGCAGAGATAATATATTTCCATCTCTGAATTCTTTTTCCTGATGCGTCATCTGATCCCCTCCGATTTTTTCAAAAGACTTATGAGACTTTTTTCAAAGTTTTCATCATCGCTTTTTTCTCTTTTTTTAGGACCTTTTGTCCTTCCCCCATTGTTTCTTATTTTCTTTGATATGTGTCTGGTAAAAAGCAGTTGATCAATGTTAAATTGATTGTAGATTAAACCATTTTGATTGAGAGCAGCAGCTTTCTTGGCAAGTATCATTGAGGCCAGTCCAAAATCTTGAGTGACTACTATATCATTTGCCTCTGTACTCCTTAAAAGAACAAAATCCACTGAATCATTTCCTTGAGAAACGTAGATGGTTTCAGCTCCAGCTTTATCTATTTTATGAGCTTCATCACAAAATATAACAGTTTTTATACCAAATTTTTTACCTGTTTCTATAGTTAAATCTACTACAGGACAGGCATCTGCATCTATTAAAATTTTCATTATTTTACTCCTTTGATTGTGTATCAGTCTATATAATATATCATATTTTTCATAATTTTTCTTAGTATTTTTAATTCTTTTTCTTAATAAATTTATGCTATAATAAAGCAAGTGACATTAAATTTTTGCAGGGAGAGAAAATGCTTATAACGACAACAGAAAACTTAATAGGCTATGACATAGAAGAATATATAGGTTATATATCTGAAACTGTAACTTTTGGAATAAATGATTTTAAAGAATTTTTTTTAATTGCAGATTCTATTGGGGGAGAATCAAGTATATATCGGGAAACTTTAGAAAAAGCAAAAGAGATATTAAATAATAGATTAGAAGAAAAAGCAAAATCCTTAGGTGCTAATGCTATAATAGGACTTAGAGTTACTTATTCAGAAATGGCAGGAAGAGGTAAAAGTATGCTTCTTCTTTCTGGAACAGGAACAGCTGTTGCAGTTGAAATAAAAGAAGAATTTATAGAAAAAATGGAAAAAAGAAAAAAACAAATAGAGGAAATAAAAGAAAAAGGAAAAGAATATAAAAAACTTCAAGAAAAAGTCCTTATTAGTAGAGCTTTGTATAAAAAAACTTTTTTTCAATTAAATGTTGAATACTATAATGAAGCATCAGAAGATAAGAAAAGAGAAATTATAGAGGTATTAAATACAAAAGAAGAGGTTATTAGCAAAAGAGAAGAGTATAAAAATAAAGATACCCTTATGCTTATGTTATTAAAAGATGGTAAAGACATTTTTGCAGAAATAGAATTATATAACAGATCCAATAAAACTCTCTATAAATAAAAGTTTATATTAAATTTAAAAAATAAATTTTTAGAAAATTTTACTTTAATATAAGATTTTGATTATTGGTGAATTTTGGAATGAGATGGATAAACAAAATTGGAATGAACTAAGTAAATATTTTTCAGAAGGAGCAGAGATAAATAGTTTCAGATTAAAGTCTATTTTTAGAGTTTTATATATAATAAAAGGAGAATTCAAACTAATGAATTTCTCCTTTTATTATTTTATTAAGATAATTTAAAAATTTTAAATAATATAAAGCAAATAAAAAAGCACTAAGTAAATACAGTGATTTAAGTTTTACTTTTTATTATTGTTTTGAAGTAAAAACCATACGGCTACTAGCTTTCTATACTATAAAGAGAACTCTAAAGTAGTTTTATCTGATGAATGATCATATGTAACAGTATATTTTATATTACAAAGTTCTTCATCATACATTAGGAAAATTTTATCTGCTACTTTATGTTCTGGGATAAGCTGAGGATTAATAACTGTAAATAGTAAATCTTCATTTAATATTTTATATTCATTTTTATTATTTTTTTCAACTTGTAACCCAGCTTTTTTAATATAATTATTTATATTTATACTAGAATAGCCATCATCCATAACAAAACA
Coding sequences within it:
- a CDS encoding YaiI/YqxD family protein; this translates as MKILIDADACPVVDLTIETGKKFGIKTVIFCDEAHKIDKAGAETIYVSQGNDSVDFVLLRSTEANDIVVTQDFGLASMILAKKAAALNQNGLIYNQFNIDQLLFTRHISKKIRNNGGRTKGPKKREKSDDENFEKSLISLLKKSEGIR
- a CDS encoding YbjQ family protein, whose translation is MLITTTENLIGYDIEEYIGYISETVTFGINDFKEFFLIADSIGGESSIYRETLEKAKEILNNRLEEKAKSLGANAIIGLRVTYSEMAGRGKSMLLLSGTGTAVAVEIKEEFIEKMEKRKKQIEEIKEKGKEYKKLQEKVLISRALYKKTFFQLNVEYYNEASEDKKREIIEVLNTKEEVISKREEYKNKDTLMLMLLKDGKDIFAEIELYNRSNKTLYK